The following is a genomic window from Hymenobacter monticola.
CATCTTCCAGCTGCTCATCAGCGGCCTGCTGGCCCAGGGCGTGGCCTCGCTTGTCGACCCGCACTCGCTCTACGAGCACCTCAAAGCCGGTTTCATTCGGGAAACAAGCCAGGTGGACCGGCGGGAGGACCGGCGGGAGGAGTTGAGCGTTAATTCTTAACTCTTCCCGCCCGGTAACCTCAACCCAAAAAACGGGGTACACCGGGCAGCCGGCCCGGTGGGCCGCTGCTCCTTTCCCCGACCTGATGACGAAACATACCTATGACATGGGCCTGGTGGGCAACTGCGCCTTTCTTGCCCTCATCAACACCGACACCTCGGTGGCCTGGCTCTGCTGGCCGCGCTTCGATAGCAGCTTTGTGTTTGGCAGCCTGCTCGATACGCAGAAGGGCGGCGAGTTCAGCATACAGCCGGCTCACGGCGCCGCGCTCCAGTCGAAGCAGTACTACCAGGAAAACACCAACGTGCTGCGCACCGAAATCACGACGGCCGACGGGCGCTACCGCGTCACGGACTTCGCGCCGCGCTTCGAGCAGTACGACCGGTACTACAAGCCCCTCATGTTCATTCGGAAGCTGGAGCCGCTGGCCGGCGCGCCCCGCGTGCGCGTGGTGTGCAACCCCGTGGGCGAGTACGGCAGCAAGCAGCTCACGCGCCGCCGCAGCTCCAACCACATTGCGTATTTGGGGCTGGAAGAGGAAATCCGCCTCACCACCAACATCGCCCTCACCTACGTGCTCGACGGCGAAGACTTCGCCCTGAACGAAACCAAGTACCTCGTGCTCACCTACGGCGCGCCGCTGGAGGCCCCGCTGGAAACCACGGCGGAGCGGTTTCTGAGCGCCACCGGCGACTACTGGCGCAAGTGGGTGAAGAACATGAGCATCGGCAACTTCCACCAGGACCAGGTGATTCGCTCGGCGTTGGCCCTGAAAATGCACCAGTACGAAGACACCGGCGCCATCATCGCGGCCACCACCACCAGCCTGCCCGAGGCGCCCGGCAGCACCCGCAACTGGGACTACCGCTACTGCTGGATGCGCGACACCTACTACATCCTCACGGCCTTCAACAACATCGGGCATTTTGAGGAGATGGAGCGGTATTTCCACTACATCGCCAACCTTTCGGGCAAGGTGCAGGGCAAGTACCAGCCGCTGTACGGCATCAGCGGAACCACGGCGCTGGTGGAGCAGGAGCTGGATTTGGCCGGCTACCTCGGCAACCAGCCCGTGCGCATCGGCAACGACGCCTACACGCACGTGCAGAACGACGTGTATGGCCAGGTGCTGGTGGCCCTGCTGCCGCTCTACGTGGACCAGCGCTTCGTGAACCGCGAACGGGCCAACCCCGAAGCCCTCATGTACGAGGCCCTGCGGCTGATTGAAACCACCATGGACGTGCCCGATGCCGGCCTCTGGGAGTTCCGCAACCTGGCGCAGTACCACTGCTACACCTACCTATTCCACTGGGCTGGCAGCCACGCCGCCCGCCAAACGGCACGTGCGCTGGGCAATAAGGAAATGGAAGCCCTCGCCACCAAGCTCAACGAGGAAGCGGCCCGCCGCATTGAGCAGTGCTACAGCGAGGAGCTGGGCGCCTACACCAACGCCATCGGCTCGCCCCACCTCGACGCCAGTACGCTGCAGCTTATCCTCATGGGCTACCTCGACCCGGCCTCTGACCGCGCCCGGCGCCACCTCGAAGCGCTGGAAAATGAGCTCAAGACGCCCGAGGGCCTGTTTTACCGCTACCGCCACGCCGACGACTTCGGCACGCCCGAAACCACCTTCCTCATCTGTTCCTTCTGGTACGTGGAAGCCTTGGCCTGCGTGGGCCGGCTCGACGACGCCATCCGCGAGTTCGAAAAGCTCATCGCCTACGCCAACCACCTGGGCCTGCTCTCCGAAGACGTGGACGCCAAAACCGGCTCGCAGTGGGGCAACTTCCCGCAAGCCTATAGCCACGTGGGGCTGATGAACGCCGCCTACCGCATTGCTAAAAAGCTGGACCGACCCAACTTCGTGTAAGGCGCTGCTTGCTTAGCAAAGTGTGGCAATGCGGCTTGCGCTCGACGAATAACCGGCTATCATAAAAAAGCCCTGACACTGCGTAGTGTTGGGGCTTTTCTATTGAGCGCTACTATTATCTATCCAACTTCATTAACAGTAATTTCATCCTCCCAAAAACAGGCTACCAAGTAATCCAAATAAGGGTCCTTACCCGTTTCGTTCAAGCACCATTGCCAATCGACAATGTCTTCGTTGGATGGAATGACTAATTCGCTATCGTTCTCAAAATAGATTGTCAGATTGCAGGCTCTATCAAGCATCACGCTTGTGACTTCTTTTCTCATGTGGGCTGCCACTATTGTGCTCTTCGCCACAGAATCTTTATCCACTGCTGTTTCAAATGAACGGTAATGAGCACATAACCAGCCATTCAACACCTCTTCGTCTGGGGAAAGCACATTTTGGGCACAGAGATAGTAATCACCGAAGTCCAGCGTCCAATTATCACCTATATGAAATGAACAGATGAATGAGCCAACCAGCTTATCATTGAGTATTTCCAGCGCTTTCATTGGATTGAATTTTGACCAATACACTTTTACCAAAAGCTTGAAAATAGCTGCTGAATAGTTGGCCGCATTATACCCTGCCCGGACCCCTACAGCAACTCCCGCAGCAGCCCCCGCACCGCCCCCACCCCGTCCACGTGAAAGCGAGCAAGTGAGCGAGGAGCGCTGCCCACTTTCAGGGTGTAAGCGTCGGGCGGCATGGCGCGGAAGGTGTCCTCGTCGGTGCGGTCGTCGCCGATGGCCAGAATGAAATCGGGGTGGTAAGTGGCCACGGTGCGGGCCGCCGCCGTGCCCTTGTTGATGCCGGCGGTTTTGATTTCAACCACTTTATTGCCCTCCATCACCTGCAACTCGGTGTTGGAGGCCATGAAGGTGAGGTGGCTGGTGAGCTCGCGGGCGCGGCTGGCGCCCAGCTCGGCGTCGGCGCGGCGGTAGTGCCACACCAGGGAGTAGTCCTTTTCCTCGATGAAGGAGCCGGCCGTGCGGCTCACATACAGTTCCAGCACGGGACGGATGTCCTGCTTCCAATCGGCGCGCAACTCTTGGAACAGCGTCCACTCTTCGCCCGGGCTTCGCAGCCACACGCCGTGCTCGGCAATGAAATCGAGCGGCAGGTGGCCCAGCCATTCCTGCAGGGTGGCCCGGTCGCGCCCGCTGATGATGACCACGCGGTTGCGGGGCTCGTCGGTGAGGGCGCGCAGCAGCAAGCGCAGTTCCTCGTCGGGCTTGGCGCGCTGCGGGTTGGCGTGGAAGGGCGCCAGCGTGCCGTCGTAGTCAAGCAGCAGCAAGCGACGCTCGGCATCGTGGTAGTTCTTCTTCAACTGCTCGGTGGCGGCGGGTGTGAGCTTGGTGGTGGCCAGGGTCTGCTGATGGCTTTTGGCGTGGGCCAGCCGGTCCATAAACAGCTTGGTCCAGGCAAACACATCGTATTGGCGCACGAGGGCCTGCATGTTGGTCATGCGGGCCACCTGGTCTTCCTCGGGCATCACCAGGGCCTCGTGCATGGCTTCGGCCAGCTGGCCGGTGTCGGTGGGGTTGATGATGAGGGCGTCGGAGAGCTCGCGCGCCGCGCCGGCCCGCTCGCTGAGGATGAGCACGCCGCGCTGGTCGGCCTTGCTGGCCACGTACTCTTTGGCTACCAGGTTCATGCCGTCGCGCATGGGCGTGACGAGCGCTACCTCGGCCATTCGATAGAAACCCGCCAGCTCTTCCAGCGGGAAGGAGCGGTAGAAGTAATGCACCGGGTTCCAGGCAATGGTGCGGTACTGGGCGTTGATGCGGCCCACCAGCTCGTCGATTTCCACCTTCAAATCGGCATATTGAGCCACTTGGTCGCGCGAGGGCACCACCACCATCAGCAGGCTCACCTGCCCGCGCCACTCGGGGTAGCGCAGCAGCAGCAGCTCAAACGCCCGCAGGCGCTGGGCAATGCCCTTGGTGTAGTCGAGCCGGTCGATGCTCAGAATAACGCGCACCTCTTTCAGCGCCTCGCGGTACTCGCGCACGTGGTTATCAGCTGCTTCAGACGCGGCGGCTTCGGCGTAGCGCCGGTGGTCGATGCCCATGGGGAAGGCGTCGACGAGCACCGAGCGGGTGGGCGTTTCAATCTGGCCGTGCTGGTTGGGCAGGCCCAATAGCTGCGACACCGCACTCAGAAAGTGCCGCATATAGCCGAAGGTGTGGAAGCCGATGAGGTCGGCCCCCAGCATGCCGCGCAGCAGCTCGGTGCGCCAGGGCAGCACCCGAATCAGCTCGTAGCTGGGAAACGGGATGTGCAGGAAAAAGCCAATGGTGGCCTCGGGGCGGGCCTGGCGCAGCATCTCGGGCAGCAGCAGCAGCTGGTAGTCGTGCACCCAGATGGTGTCGTCGGGGCCGGCCTGCTCCAGCACGGCCCGGCAGAATTTCTCGTTCACGGCCACGTAGGCCCGCCACATGTCCTCGTCGTACACGGCCAGCTGGGCAAAGTAGTGGAAGGTGGGCCAGAGCGTGCCGTTGCTGAATCCCTCGTAGTAATCCCGGATTTCGGCCTCGGTCAGAAACACGGGGGCCATGCTGTCGGCGGCCAGCTGCTCGGTTACGAAAGCGGCTTCCGCTTCGTCTTCCACAAACAGCCCGGGCCAGCCCACCCACACGTTGCCGTCGGCCCGGTAGATAGAGCCCAGGCCGGTGGCCAGCCCGCCTTCGCTGGGCTGAAAAGTGAGGCCGTCGTCGGTGCGGAGGGCTTTCGTAGGCAGGCGGTTGGAGACAATAATCGTTCGCGACATAGCAATAGCAAGAATGGAAAGTCCTCATGTTTACGGGAAAAAGCCACTTTTCGCCGACACTGCATACTTTTCCGGCCCCACGGCTGCCTTTCCGGCCCGCCCCACCCGTCACCTGACACCGCACACGCGCACAAGAGAAATCCGCCATCCGCTGCGCTCCTGGCACTCGGCGGTGCTGCCCGGATTACGCAAAGATTCGACCACCCTGCCGGGCACCGGAGGTTGTTCCGGGTTATCCAAACGGCCCGTGGGCTGAGCCCCGCCTGCGTCGCGGCCATTGATGCCAAAAGGCCACTCACGGCATCGTAAGTGGCCTTTTAGCGCTTGCTTCTGAATTCAACGAATTTTCGAATCCTGACGCAAGCCTTAAAAAGAATGAGCGGCCCTTAGGGCGTGGTGATGTACGAGAAGACCAACTGGTAGGCGCCGTCCGGGCTTTCGTAGGTGTACGTGCCGCTGCCCTGCGCATTGCGGTCGGCAGATGGGGCCGTGGTGAGCAAGGTCGCCCCAACCATGGTTCGGATAAGAAGCTGGGCGTTGTTGTACTCTTTCATCGCAAAAGTGAAGTTGCCGTCGAGGGGAAATTCCACCGGCGTGCGGGTCAGGTCGATGTTGAGCGGCAAGCTGGCCGGGGTCAGGTCGGAGTACAGCGTCCCAAGCGACACATTCGTCGTGAAGGGCACGGAACTGCCCGCACGGCTGGTGCCCCGAAACTCAAAGCTGATGTCGGGGCCCGTGCCGTCGGTATCCCAGGGCTGGCCGGCGGGCGTCACAAAAGACATGCGCACCACGCGGATGCCGCTGAGCTTGCGTCGGCCCACGGTCACCACCGCCTTCTGGGTGGCGGCCTTGTTTTCGGTGTTGAAGGCCGTCAGGGTCACGGTGAAGGTGCCCGACTGGGCGTAGCGAACTTTCGGGTTGGGCTGGGTGGAAGTTTGCCCGTCGCCGAATGCCCACTCGTAGCGGGCAGCATTGGTGCTGGCGTTGCTGAACTGCAGTTCTTCGTCCACCTCCACCACCGGTCGGCTGGCCGTGAAGGCGGGGGCCGCGGCCGGAGCCGGGTCGCTGGATTTGGAACAAGCCGTGGCCAGCAAGCAGATGAGCAAGCCGTAAAGCGAAAGTATGTGTTTCATACCCGAAGATAACAGGGCCGGGAGCAGCAACCGCACCGGTTTGCTGCCCCTGGCCCGGCGGTGCTCCCTACTGCACATAGGTGCTGGTTGGTGCGGAGCACGGGGGCATCGAGTCGAAAAGACAACCGTGCATTAATGGTCGAGCCAGTGCTTAAAGGCCGGCGCGCGGCCGGCGCTCACGACCAGGGCTTCCTCCGCCACCGGGGGCGCTACCTGCAGCACCAGGCGCCCCTTGAAGTAGGGCCGGATTTCCTGCACCGCGGCTATACTCAGGATGAATTGGCGGTTGATGCGAAAGAAGTTTTGGGCGTCTAGCTGGCCTTCCAACTGGTCGAGCGTATCGGGAATGATGTACCGCTTGCCAGGGTGGGTGACGAGGAACACCACGCCCTCTTCGGCCAGAAAATATGCCACCTGGTCTACCGGCACGGCTTTCAGGGCCTGCCCGGCTTTCACCAAGAAGCGCGCGCGCGGCGTGCTGCGCACCAAGCGCTGCACGTTCTCCACGGCGGCTGGCAGCGCCGCCGGGCGCAGGGTTTCGTACTTCTGCAGGGCGCGTTC
Proteins encoded in this region:
- a CDS encoding LytR/AlgR family response regulator transcription factor — its product is MNVVIIEDEPLAAQALAALLTRLRPATCVLASLGSVEEAVEWLREQPAPDLLFCDIHLSDGNSFDIFRLVAVAAPVIFTTAYDAYAIQAFQVNSVDYLLKPLQAAEVERALQKYETLRPAALPAAVENVQRLVRSTPRARFLVKAGQALKAVPVDQVAYFLAEEGVVFLVTHPGKRYIIPDTLDQLEGQLDAQNFFRINRQFILSIAAVQEIRPYFKGRLVLQVAPPVAEEALVVSAGRAPAFKHWLDH
- a CDS encoding glycoside hydrolase family 15 protein, encoding MTKHTYDMGLVGNCAFLALINTDTSVAWLCWPRFDSSFVFGSLLDTQKGGEFSIQPAHGAALQSKQYYQENTNVLRTEITTADGRYRVTDFAPRFEQYDRYYKPLMFIRKLEPLAGAPRVRVVCNPVGEYGSKQLTRRRSSNHIAYLGLEEEIRLTTNIALTYVLDGEDFALNETKYLVLTYGAPLEAPLETTAERFLSATGDYWRKWVKNMSIGNFHQDQVIRSALALKMHQYEDTGAIIAATTTSLPEAPGSTRNWDYRYCWMRDTYYILTAFNNIGHFEEMERYFHYIANLSGKVQGKYQPLYGISGTTALVEQELDLAGYLGNQPVRIGNDAYTHVQNDVYGQVLVALLPLYVDQRFVNRERANPEALMYEALRLIETTMDVPDAGLWEFRNLAQYHCYTYLFHWAGSHAARQTARALGNKEMEALATKLNEEAARRIEQCYSEELGAYTNAIGSPHLDASTLQLILMGYLDPASDRARRHLEALENELKTPEGLFYRYRHADDFGTPETTFLICSFWYVEALACVGRLDDAIREFEKLIAYANHLGLLSEDVDAKTGSQWGNFPQAYSHVGLMNAAYRIAKKLDRPNFV
- a CDS encoding PKD domain-containing protein; amino-acid sequence: MKHILSLYGLLICLLATACSKSSDPAPAAAPAFTASRPVVEVDEELQFSNASTNAARYEWAFGDGQTSTQPNPKVRYAQSGTFTVTLTAFNTENKAATQKAVVTVGRRKLSGIRVVRMSFVTPAGQPWDTDGTGPDISFEFRGTSRAGSSVPFTTNVSLGTLYSDLTPASLPLNIDLTRTPVEFPLDGNFTFAMKEYNNAQLLIRTMVGATLLTTAPSADRNAQGSGTYTYESPDGAYQLVFSYITTP
- a CDS encoding bifunctional alpha,alpha-trehalose-phosphate synthase (UDP-forming)/trehalose-phosphatase translates to MSRTIIVSNRLPTKALRTDDGLTFQPSEGGLATGLGSIYRADGNVWVGWPGLFVEDEAEAAFVTEQLAADSMAPVFLTEAEIRDYYEGFSNGTLWPTFHYFAQLAVYDEDMWRAYVAVNEKFCRAVLEQAGPDDTIWVHDYQLLLLPEMLRQARPEATIGFFLHIPFPSYELIRVLPWRTELLRGMLGADLIGFHTFGYMRHFLSAVSQLLGLPNQHGQIETPTRSVLVDAFPMGIDHRRYAEAAASEAADNHVREYREALKEVRVILSIDRLDYTKGIAQRLRAFELLLLRYPEWRGQVSLLMVVVPSRDQVAQYADLKVEIDELVGRINAQYRTIAWNPVHYFYRSFPLEELAGFYRMAEVALVTPMRDGMNLVAKEYVASKADQRGVLILSERAGAARELSDALIINPTDTGQLAEAMHEALVMPEEDQVARMTNMQALVRQYDVFAWTKLFMDRLAHAKSHQQTLATTKLTPAATEQLKKNYHDAERRLLLLDYDGTLAPFHANPQRAKPDEELRLLLRALTDEPRNRVVIISGRDRATLQEWLGHLPLDFIAEHGVWLRSPGEEWTLFQELRADWKQDIRPVLELYVSRTAGSFIEEKDYSLVWHYRRADAELGASRARELTSHLTFMASNTELQVMEGNKVVEIKTAGINKGTAAARTVATYHPDFILAIGDDRTDEDTFRAMPPDAYTLKVGSAPRSLARFHVDGVGAVRGLLRELL